The DNA region CTTGTAAAAGGGTTGGTTGATGCTAAAAAGATGAATCCTGTAATTGTTTTAGATGAGATAGATAAAGTTGGCGCAAATCATAGAGGTGATCCAACTGCTGTAATGTTAGAAGTTTTAGATCCAGAACAAAATAATGAGTTTAGAGATCTTTATTTAAATTTTGCAATTGATTTATCTCAGGTTATTTTTGTTGCAACAGCAAATGATGCAAGAAGAATTCCACCAGCACTAAGAGATAGAATGGAGTTTATTGAAATTAGTTCTTATACTCCAAATGAAAAATATCATATTGCAAAAGACTATTTAATTCCTCAAGAATTAGAAAAACATGGTCTTAAAAAAAGTGAAATCTCAATGAGTAAACCAACAATTGAGAAAATTATTGCAGAATATACAAGAGAAGCTGGAGTAAGAAACTTAAGAAGGGTATTTGCTAAATTATTTAGAAAAGCAGTTAAAAAAATTGTATCAGATAAAGATACAACAAAAGTAACTATAAATACACAAAACTTGAAAAACTATTTAGAAAATCCAATTTTCGAAATAGATCCAGCAGAAAAGAAAAATCAAGTAGGTGTTACAAATGGGCTTGCTTGGACAGCAGTTGGAGGAGATGTTCTAAAAACTGAAGCTGTTAAATTAAGAGGAAAGGGAATATTGTCTGTTACAGGTAATATGGGAGATGTTATGAAAGAATCTTCTAGAATTTCATACTCTGTTGTAAAACTTTTAATAGATGAGAAAAAAATAAAAATTGATGAAAAAGATATTCCTAAAACTGAAAAAGAAAAAGAAGAAAAAACAAAAGTAGAACCAAGTGAAATATATAAAAGATATGATATTCACTTACACATACCAGAGGGTGCAACACCAAAAGATGGACCAAGTGCTGGTATAACAATGGCAACTACAATTGCATCAATTTTGACAAATAAAGCTGTAAAATCAGATATTGCCATGACTGGTGAACTTACATTAAGTGGAAAAGTTCTTCCAATTGGTGGATTGAAAGAGAAATTAATTGCAGCATATAAAGCTAAAATGAAAAAAGTTTTAATTCCTAGAAAAAATCATCAAAGAGATTTAGATGAGATACCTTTAGAAGTTAAAAAAGCAATGGAGATAAAAGCCGTTGATACAATAGAAGATGTGTTAAAAGAAGCACTAATTTAAAATATGCCAAGAAGAGTAAGACAAAGTCAGATAATAAATAACTTTTTTACATTTGCCACGATAGTTATTGTATCTATTGTCTTAACTCTTTACTCAAGATATTTAACTCCCGATGAAAAAAATGAAACTACAAAATTTGTAAAACCTGATTGTTTTTCTGTTGATTCTGAAATTAGAGTAAACAATAAAGAGTATATAAGTAAGTTATATAAGGCTTTAAATAAAGGATTTTATAAATTAGAAACTAATTATGTAAAAAGCATAAAAACAAAATCTTATATACAAGAGTATATATCTTTAAATGACTTTGATAGTTATTTTATCGATGCTATAAAATCACCTCCGTTAAAAGATCCTAAAAAATATATAACAATAAAAAATGAGTTAATAGAGTATGAAAAACCAAATAAAAATTTTGCAGGAGTAAATACTTCTTTTAGAATTAATGGAAAAGAGGTTTTTGGAGTATTTACCAATTTTGTTTATTTTGATACAATAAAATTGAATGAAATTATAAAGTGTACAATAAGGACTTTAAAGACAAATGAAAAATAGTAACTTAACTTTTACAAATATTGTAATAGCTATCACAGTATTGATGTATATAATACAACTAAATATAAATTATGGTACTTTAGTTTTAGGACTAAATATGTATATGTTTTATGAAGGTTTTTGGTGGCAACCACTTTCAACTATGTTTGCACATGGTGGAATAGGGCATCTTGGAATGAATATGTTTGTTCTTTATCAATTTGGTAATGCAGTAGAAAGATTTAGAGGTAAAACAACATTTTTTATTACTTATTTTGTATTTGGTATTTTAACTTCTTTTCTAAGTCTTTTATATATTTTATTTATAGATAATCAAGTAAATTTAATTGGAGCATCTGGTGCAATATGTGCACTTTTAGGTTATGTTGCTTTAATAGATTCTTATCAAAGAAAAGGAATAATAACTTGGATTTTATTAATCTCAGTTGCACCTTTATTATTAGGTTTACCAATTGCTTGGTATTCTCACTTGATAGGTCTTGTTGTTGGATTCTTAGGTGGAATAGTATTAAAAAAGTTTAATTTATAAAATATGTTACAAAAGTCATAACAATCAAAACAAACACAATTCCTACAAAAATTTCTTTTAGTTTTACTGTTGGATTTAATATCCCACAGTAAGGGCATTGTCTTTTTTTTACCTCAATTTCTCTGTGACAATTTCTACACTTTTCTATAATAATTCCTTTTTTTAGTTTTATAATATCACAAAATGAAATATTTTTGGCTTATGTTTTTTTCTTTTGATAAAATTGTATTATGTTTTTGCATATGGATTTAGACTGTTTTTTTGTATCTGCTCACAGAACATTAGATAAAAGCTTGGAAAATATTCCAGTTGCTGTTGGAGGAAGAAGTAACTTAAGTATATTTGATAATAAAAAGCATACACAAGCTATAAGTAATAGTTCTGGAGCTTTTGTAAGTTCTATATTAACTAAAGAAGATAGAAACTTCAAAGAGTATTTTAAAGATGAAAATGGTCGAATAAGAGGTATTATAACAACTGCATCATACGAAGCAAGAGCTTTTGGTGTTAAAACAGCAATGAGTGTAAATGAGGCATTAAAACTTTGCCCAAAATTACTTATGGTTCCACCAAACTATCCTTTATATCATCAACTTTCTCAGGATTTAAAAAAGCTTTTATCATATGAAATTCCTATGATTGAGCAGTTTAGTATAGATGAGTTTTTTGGTGATATTACGGGATATATAGATGAAAATGAGGTATTTGACTTTGCAAATGAATTAAAACAAAAAATAAAAAAAGAGCTTGATTTGCCTATTTCTATTGGAATTGCACATTCAAAATATTTATCAAAGTTAATAACTGAATTTGCAAAACCAGATGGAATAAAACATATAAAGAAAGAACATATTCCAAACTTTATAAAAGATGTTCCTATTGAAGAATTTCCTGGAATTGGTAAAAACTATACAAATAAACTACATGGATATGGAATAAAAACATTAGGAGATATTAAATCAAAAAAAGAGTTATTTTACTCTTGGAAAAAGCCTGGAATTCAACTATATAATAGAGTTTGTGGAATAAATGATAGAAAATTAAATACTATAAGAGATAAAAAATCAATAGGAATAGGTAGAACATTTGATGTTATTTATAATCGTGAAGAACTTCAACGACGTGTTATTATACTTTGTAGATATTTGTGTTTTTTAGTAAAGAAAGCAAAAGTAAATCCTCTAAGTTATGCTATAAAAATAAAATATGAGTCAAATATAAAGTCAAAAAATTATGTAAATGTAAATACACTTTTTAATGAAAATGATTTTAAAAAAAAGATGAAAGAGCTTTTTATAAAAAGTGATAAACATATAACTCATGGAGTAGTGCAGCTTAATATTACTGTTTATAATTTTGCTGATAATAGTAAATATACTTATAATTTATTTGAATATGAAAATGACTTGAAAAAGCAAGAACTTACAAATAGAGTACAAGATCTTAGAAATAAGTTTGGTATAGATATAATTAAAAGTGCATCAGAACTTTAAAAAAAATATTATCTTTTGATATGGTATAATAAAATAAAAAGAAGAATAAAATATGAGTTTAAAAGATAAAATAAAACAAAATTCATCAAATATATATAAAATAGCAAAAAGTAGTGCTTCTAAAGCATTTGATTATCCAAATTTAAAAAGTAAAGAGCTAAAAGAGGCAATATCAAAAAAGATAAGAAAAAGAGCAATTTTAAGTACAAAAGCAAGACTTGCAGAAAGAAATAAAAGTTTTGAAGATTATACTGATGAAGAATTAGAAATCATTATAACAGATGAAGAGAGAAAAATAAAAGATGATTTAAAAACAAAATCCTTAGTTGCAGCACTTGCAATTTTGGGATTAGATTTTTTTATATAGGTATTTTAGATGTTTAAACAAGTGAAATCTGCATTTTTTTGGTATTATTTATATAAATTTAGAAGAAGAGTTATTTTGATATCTTTATTATTATTAATTGCAATATTTGCTAATTCTATATATTCTGATGTAGTTCAATATTTACAATTACAAAATCAACTTCAATATTTAAAGTATGTACTAACTATTAAATGGATAGTTATTTTATCATCTGTTTTATTATCTATTTATCTAATATTAACAATTTTTAAAAAACAAAAACAAGATGAAAAAAAAGATAAAACAACTTCAAATATGAAACAAAAAACTGATAAAACGTTATCTTCAAGAGAAGAAAGTTTTTTGAATAAAAAAGAGTTGAAATCAGAAGCTGAAGCGCTACTTGATAGATAAAAAAATATAATTTCTTTTTTTTAAAGAATAATATATTTTAATATTGATATAATTGCAATCTTTTTAAAATATATT from Malaciobacter molluscorum LMG 25693 includes:
- a CDS encoding rhomboid family intramembrane serine protease, whose amino-acid sequence is MKNSNLTFTNIVIAITVLMYIIQLNINYGTLVLGLNMYMFYEGFWWQPLSTMFAHGGIGHLGMNMFVLYQFGNAVERFRGKTTFFITYFVFGILTSFLSLLYILFIDNQVNLIGASGAICALLGYVALIDSYQRKGIITWILLISVAPLLLGLPIAWYSHLIGLVVGFLGGIVLKKFNL
- a CDS encoding Y-family DNA polymerase; amino-acid sequence: MDLDCFFVSAHRTLDKSLENIPVAVGGRSNLSIFDNKKHTQAISNSSGAFVSSILTKEDRNFKEYFKDENGRIRGIITTASYEARAFGVKTAMSVNEALKLCPKLLMVPPNYPLYHQLSQDLKKLLSYEIPMIEQFSIDEFFGDITGYIDENEVFDFANELKQKIKKELDLPISIGIAHSKYLSKLITEFAKPDGIKHIKKEHIPNFIKDVPIEEFPGIGKNYTNKLHGYGIKTLGDIKSKKELFYSWKKPGIQLYNRVCGINDRKLNTIRDKKSIGIGRTFDVIYNREELQRRVIILCRYLCFLVKKAKVNPLSYAIKIKYESNIKSKNYVNVNTLFNENDFKKKMKELFIKSDKHITHGVVQLNITVYNFADNSKYTYNLFEYENDLKKQELTNRVQDLRNKFGIDIIKSASEL